Genomic window (candidate division KSB1 bacterium):
GCCAGGCAAGGCGCAGAGCCGCGAATCGTCGCACCAAAGGATCTTGGTCGGGAGTGAGATACTTTTTGAGTCGCGCCACCGTAGCGGACCAGTCGTAAGAAAAACCCGGCGTGTCCAGGTGCTGCTCGCGGTACTTCGTGAGCGCCAGCTGGAAGGTCTCCTGTTCCTTGTGCACAAGGGTATCGATGGCCCAGAGGTGGCGGAGGGAGCCGTCCCCCTTGCGAACCTCAAGCGAGGGTCGGGCCGCGGCCTTTGGAGCTCGCAGCTTCGCGGGGTCGAAGACGATACGGGCTTTTCCCGCGCGGGTGCGTAGCACCGAGATGTAGTCGCCCCTGCCGTCGTATCTGAACCAATCCGAAGCGGTGCCATTGACGCTGCGCGCGGAGGTGGTTATGTCCAAGAGCTGATAAGCCACCGTGTCCGCCTGTGTCTCGCGCTCAAAAACATAGGTGCCGTCCTGCTGGCGCCGCATGGTATCGGCCTTCTCCCACTTGAATGCGTTCCAGTCGCCGACAATTCGCACAACCTCGAACTGTTCCTTGTACGACAAAGGGGCAAGGTACACAGTGAAATCAAGCTCTGGCTTCTCGGATTCGAGAAGCAAGGGGAGGGACGCATTGTCGTGGCCGACACCGGTGAAAAAAAGGCGGTACATCCCCAGTTCGGGTATGGTCAGAGCAAAGCGGCCGTCCTTGGCGGCGGCGATGGTCTGCAGGGGCTGGCGGATGGTGCCCCTGTATGGGAGCAGGTGGGCGTGGGCGAGGGGCAGTGGTTCGCCCCCGGCGCCGAGAATCCTCCCGGTCACGTGGCAGGCAGCAAACGCTTGGAGCGGCAAGAATAGGGCAATCAGATGACGTGCCGCAAGGCGTCTCATGGCTACCTCCTAAACGGTGGTGATACCTCCTACGACTGTAGGAAATGTACTACGTTATTAGCAGATCGTCAAGTCTTTTTTTTGGGGGATGAAACCGGCTGCTGACTATCCCAGGAACTGAAGGAGAGCGAAAGGGAGTTCTTGGCAGGCTGGATTGAGCAGCAGGGAAGGGTCGAGCCGAGAGCTTTTGGATGTCGTAGAATCATTGCAGGGGGTAATTTGAAATGCCCCTTGGCTGTGCGGGTCTCAGCCGCATTGGCTATCTGTGGAGTCGCCTGGCGCTGTGGGCGCCGGACGATCACAGCCCGGAGCAAAAGAAAGTAGTGGGTCGCAGCACGCTCGCGCAGAGGCGGTTCGCGGATGCCCCTTGTTGGTGCTGGCAAATGGGTGCGGGAAAGTTGCCTGGCGCGCACGCAGGGGCGCCAGCGCTCCGGAAAATGCTCTGCAGTCACCTCCCGCCCACCGCCAGTGGCATGGCGGTGCGGGAAAAATAGCCCTCAAGACCCGCGGATGTTGCGGTGGGCCAACCCGGGTTGTTCTTGAAATCCTGTGGCCGGACGCAGGCCGCCGTTGACGACGAGGGCCCCTAATCGTTCGTGGACAGCCCCTGTGCCAGGATGTTTCGCTCTCACCTCGCGCCCAGCCTTTCCTTGATGGCTGCAGCGAACAGAGGGATCATGATTTCGTGGTGTCCGACAAACTGGTATCCCTTGCCGCTGCCTTGGGTTGGGCGTTCCACCACATTCACCCGTGGTCGGTAGTGCTGGATCATGTCAAAGTTGGCGGTGACAAAGCCGAAAGCCGGCAGACCGAGGTTTCGCGCCACGGTGAGCGCTTTCAAAAAGACTTCCGGCAAGATTACTGCAGAGCCAAAGTTGAGCACCACGCCGCCCTCGGTGAGGGTGCCCACTTGTGCGGCGAACAGGCGGAAGTCGCTGAAAGAGGCTTCTCCGATTGCCGCTCCATCGGCAGTGGGGTGCTGATGCACGATGTCGGTCCCTATGGCCACATGGACCGTTACCGGTACATCCTGCTCGTAGCCGGCAGCCAAGATGCTAAGGTGCTGGTAGGGCGGCTTGTCCGAGGTGATGTGCCTGCCCAGCGCCTCGCCAAAACCCATGTCGCTCCCGGCAGCAGCTTTGGCAGCCCCGTTGAGGATTTCCCCGGTTTCGCGCGCCATGCCAAAGGTGCCGTCCAGCAGTCCCTCGGCAACATCTTCTGAGGTCTGGCCCCAGTAGGCCAGTTCCACGTCGTGAATCGCGCCGGCGCCGTTCAGTGCGACGCAGGTGAGCACCTCGCTCCGCAGCAGATCGATGATCACCGGGCTGAGGCCGCACTTGATCACGTGGGCGCCCATCATGGCGATGACCGGTAGCTGGCGCCTGCGCGCTGCCGCCACTTGTTCCACCAACTCCCGAAGGTCTGCTCCCTTAAGCACGTGCGGCAGCGAGTCGAAAAAGCCCGCAAATGTGCCCCCGCATTGATG
Coding sequences:
- a CDS encoding carboxypeptidase-like regulatory domain-containing protein, producing MRRLAARHLIALFLPLQAFAACHVTGRILGAGGEPLPLAHAHLLPYRGTIRQPLQTIAAAKDGRFALTIPELGMYRLFFTGVGHDNASLPLLLESEKPELDFTVYLAPLSYKEQFEVVRIVGDWNAFKWEKADTMRRQQDGTYVFERETQADTVAYQLLDITTSARSVNGTASDWFRYDGRGDYISVLRTRAGKARIVFDPAKLRAPKAAARPSLEVRKGDGSLRHLWAIDTLVHKEQETFQLALTKYREQHLDTPGFSYDWSATVARLKKYLTPDQDPLVRRFAALRLAW